In Poecile atricapillus isolate bPoeAtr1 chromosome 1, bPoeAtr1.hap1, whole genome shotgun sequence, the sequence GCTCTGTGCTGGCCAACAGCAATGTAAGAACAAGAACTGCTTTGGATACATGCTGAGCAGCAGCTTGCTGCTTGTTTTCCTGCAATTATTCTTCGTACTTgagaatacaaaaaaataacaactgtCACCATGGAAGTGTGATGTTCAATTCAAACACGTTTATGTGCAAGAAGttcatatatatacatatagacAGACACCTCATAAGACAATATGGACATGAATATGAACCAGTTCACACAGACAAGTTGCAAGAAGACCCTTAGCACTTAAGTAccaaacaaaatgaaagcttTGTTGAACACCCTACCATAAGTTTCAGGAGGGTTATAATTGCAACCAAAACTGtaaaaaatgtgactttttaattttaaaaaactcaaAAGAGCTGATATTTGGAAAGATATTATTTCCCTGGATGATGATAATGGAGAATGCAGGAGAAAGATCCAGATGCACAAGTGTGGAGGCTTACTACAGGAGTTACCTCCTTCTATCCAGTCACTAAGTCACAAGTCACCCACAAACTCCAATTGTCAGAACTTTGCAAGCCAAGTAAGACCCTTTCCTCTATATTGGAAAAAAAGAGGTCAGGAAACAAGCAAAGTAGCTGACATCACACAGGCCATCAGAGAGGAAAGACTTTTGCCACAGGCAATGACTTAGTAACACTCTCAAGTTCAACTACCAAGTAAACATATTTCTCAAAAATAAAGGTGTCACCCAGAATCATCATCAATGTACAAACAAATTCCAACTCAAGAATGCTTCAACTCAAGGACTACCAAATTTAATcttacaaacaaaaaatacattgaTTACTCATCTATGTCCCTCTGGACAGAGCAGTTTTCAAAGATACAGCTGAAAGGAACTGTTACAAAAAATCGTAAGTATTTTATATGCCACTGAAAAAGGTTTTATTACAAATACCAAAATGGCTATTTCTGTATAGGAAATAAAtttgattttgctttcttgTACTGGCCCATAGCTCCCATTTCCCCTTTGCTGCACTAGCAGTTATCATTGCACAGAGATGCTTCCAAGCCCTCAGAGAGAGGCTGGCGCTTCACTAGCAAGGAGTTAGGGCAGCCATGAGGAGTTCCATTTTATACACAAAGTTACGCCCTTCCATTTTATTCCACTGCACTTCCTTGAATGGCCCCCGGAGATGATTCCACTTGCTGTCCTGAAGGACATCGCCCTTGGGGAGATCCTTGCACTGACTCCGTGGAAACTGAACCATGACTTTGCTGCCGCTTTCTGGACCGTTACGTACTGTGGCAAAAGGAGAAATTTCAATGAGCATTTTTACACTGTATGAATTCCTCATACTAAATATTCTTGTGTATTCTATATTTTATTCCTACTCAATTCCAAACATGCTGAAAGCAAACAAGggaaattcctttctttttctaagCTTTTTCTCTGGATTTTCTGTCTTGTTTCCCACTTCTCTACGATTTTGTTGCTTTAGCACTGCATGTTTTTGCTTAGATCAAGACAGAGAAACTTTTAATAAACCCCAAAATGAACACCTTACGAATACATTTCTCTTTCCCCAATGATGCCAGGAAGGGCAAAGGCTTCATTGCTCATTCTTTCCTTGGATGTACTCCCTGCTGTTCTGTTGAAAAATGTATTGTTTCTATTTATCTCAAATAGATAGGATCTACATCACTAGGCAGATACTTTTAATCACAAAATTCCGTGAGACTTGTGGAGGGGTGGTGCTGCTTTGTTGTCTTGGATGGGTGTGTTTTCATGTTGGGAAGTGGTATGTGTtggctttttaaataaatagagaaGTACCACCTAGCTTTTCCCTTATTTACCAAGCTAACCTTCTATGAAGAGATGACTATCAGGCTGATTGAACATAATTTCTCTTTCATAAATTAATGCCAACTACTCCCCATCACCACATTCTCCACAGTACGTTTGGAAAATTCTTCTGAGActacttttttcctcctcatcttcccAGATGCAATGAGGCTGATCAGACTGTAGTTCCCcacattttccttcttgaaTATAGGATGTAACATTTGCCTTCTTCCAGTCCTCAGGAACCCTTCCTGAGCCTGGCCTTTTAGTGATGATCATGATTAGCCTTGCAGTGACATCAATCAACTCCCTCAGCAGTCATCCACCTGGTCCCATGAACTGTGTATGTCTAAGTCTGTTCAAAGGTTCTCTAACCTGGTCTTCCACTaaggctgaaataaaaatttcccaagggtgtcacagtctgAAGAGCAGTCTTAAGACCAAAGCAAAGAAGGTACTCAATACCTTGGCCTCCTCCATGTCCTGTGCCACCAGGTACTCTCTGTTTAACAGCAGTCCCACATTTTTCCTAatctttcctgtgctgctgacatACCTGTTGAAGCTCTTCTCACTGCCCTATACATCCCCATCAGATTCCTATCCTGTCCTTAGCTTTCCTATTGTATCCTTAGCTTTCCTATCCTTACCAATGCATGCTTGGATAGTCTCTCTATATCCCTCCCAAGTCAACTACTTATAATCTCTTGAAGCTTTCTTCCTATGTCCTAAGTTCAGTCATGAGCTCCTTGTTCATACACACAAGTCTTCTGTCACCACTGCTTAACTTCCTGAACATTAGGAATCACCATTCTTGAGCTTGAAAGAGATGACCCTTGAAAACAATAATCAAATAGCACTCCTGGACCCCTCTTCTTTCTATCCCATAGGATTCTTTCAAAAAGATCCCTAAAGAGACCAAACTCTGTTCTCCCTAAGTTTGGACTTGTGATCCTGTTGTTTATCTTGTTCCCTTCTCTCAGGATCCTGATGGTTTCTGTAATCTCTTTTTTCTATGTTAATAATAATACATgcaattaattatatatatttatatattatataaacatttttatatatagtataatatttatacatttaaatAATGTACTCATATAATACATactatagaatatatatatatatatatatatatataattttccaTGGTAActataagaaatattttcaagccTGTGTAAATTATATCAGGTTTATATTAACTGGCTTCCTGGGCAAGGTGTTGATTCTATTTAGATATCAACTCCTTACACAAAAGGTAGTATCTAGACTTTTAGAGCATAGTATCAATTGATAGAAAAATATTCTACGAACACTCTCAGAAAGATGTGACTTCTATTTGCAAAAAGAAACACTACCTGAAATGGCGTAGTCTCCGTTTGGTGATGCTACAGTTATTGCTGATGCATTGCCAATGCTCTCCACCGGCCCCAGACCAACATGATTACTGAAACTCAGCACATGCCATCCCATAACTTTTGCAAGCTGCTGAACTGCATGTACTTGGTGTTGTGACATCTGAAACATAACAAgaggtttgttttctgttcaaTATTTGCAGACCACAGAAAGAATTGCTTATGGGGTTTAGCAAGCCTGTTTCCTGTACAATAGTTATTTATAAAAGTGACTTTAAGTTCTCTACTTTGAGGAACTTTTCTTTACGTGATGGTAGAGCTTTGTGTTATTTCAATTTAGACTAGTAACCTCACATTCAGAGAAGACCACTCTATTATgcagttaaattaatttttcataggTACATGCACTTAGCCATTTTATTTAAGTATTGCTTTCAATTTATGtctcaaaaaaattatttgtgaacAATCCTGTCTTTCAATAGGAACAAGACTTCTgctgtaaaatatataaaaatatgagaaaatattACCAGagaatattcagaaaaaaaagttgaggTTCTCACATGCATGATTATCTCCATTAATGCTCAAGTGTAAGCACTGAGCTCTAACAACTTAGGAGCTTAAATGCTACTGTTTTCCTGTATCATGACTTAACCCTTGTTACAAGAATGTGTCCAGCACTGTTCAGCAGTTCTCTGTGAACAAGTCTGACAACACTTGACCAAAAAGACATGACCTCAGCAGAATCTGTTTTGACTTGTTTCCTCTGTCATGGAGTTTTATATAACTGCAACAGGCCAACCACTGTTATTAAAGACCTGTATTTTGACTATTTATAATGCATAGTGGGGAGATTGTTACTTCTGAATAAAACCAGCAAGTTACTCAAAGCAATTAAGGAAACAGAGTTCATTCAAGTATCAGCTGATTTAGTAACGACAGATGCTAAGTGAGCATTAACAGACAATGTTGAAATGACAGTAATTGTGGGTTCATTAAGAACTTGGCTACAGTAAATTTCATATATAGAATACCTTATTGTCTGCTAGGATTACCACTGACTTGTTTCTCCCCATAATGAGCAGCATAAAGGAATGCATTTTAAATGGGAGGGAAAAATTACTATGACTACTGACCCTGCTAAGAAATGGCAATATATTTTAGTAACAGTTGCTAAAGACTCTACATAAACATAGTGAAAATTCAGTCATCCAGCTTCCCCTCTTCACTATCTTAATTtgaacttttaaatattttctacatAGATAAAACTAACATAGATTCTAACTCCTTCTGTTTCTCAAACATCACAAGAAAGGGAAGAATAACATACGTGAGTCTACCTGAGATAAAAGGAAATCCTGCAGTTCTTGCTCTTGATGGGACAATGTAATAACTCTTCCATCTCTATGCACAACTCTGATTTGTTCAACTCCAATGTTCAGCTGCAGTTGAATGGATCTTTGAAGACAAGAtccatatttatttaaaatgcattagaACACTTAAGAAAACAGGAAACTAAGAACACAGAATTCCACCCAGTcattgaaaaaaattcttaagaCAGATGGTGCGAAGCCTGCAGAATGTGACAACAGCTCTAAACATTCCAGCTTCATCAATCAGCACAACAGCTTCCTCTGTATGGCAGGTGACATTTTCTGTGGCATGCTCTCAGACCTGGCCTACCATTTGTTCAGGTCAAGGAAACAtcacctgcctgcctgccccagTGCCCAAGTTTCATCCCAGTTGTGCAGTGGAAAATGGTGTGTTCAATGCTACAGACAAGAGTTGGACAGTGCTTGTACTCCGGAACCAAGACTGAAAATACACCAATGACTGCAGGTTGCCCCACACTGTGGTCACAGCCAGAGAGCACTGctccaaatggaaaaaaaacactgcTGATGCATTAATGAATTCACGGCTGGTCAGTCTGCAGGCATTTATTTCTGAACCACGAAATCTCATATTTCGGTAACAACTGAAATAATTATCGCATGAATTACGTGAGTTCCACATTTCAGTACCTATGCAACCAAGCTAGGACTGAGCACAGATCAGCTTTCCATGACCAGACTGGAAGTTTAGAATCCAGCACATCAAATGATATTTTGAATTCAGTCATCTCTACACAAAGTAAATCCCCTGCCACATGTCCACTCTCATCTtaaatttcttctttgaaaagaaactGTACTTATTAAAGATGTACTAAGTAACTTCATTAAGGGGTAAAGTGGGTGAAGCTTTCTTAAGGTGACTGTTCACCCCACAGTCAagtcagaaaaacaaacacacacaaataatGGACTCCTCCTCATCTGTCTGAAGAGACTCTAAACCTTTAAAGTGCAATGTGAATACATGCTGCCTTCATTTCATGCTTCTACAACTGAAAGGACATGCATTCTCATACTTACTTGCATATCTGCTCATATCCTTGAGAAGTTATTAGAACTTTAACACTGGATTCATAAACATCATTGATATTGGACCAGTGAGCTTGAATCTGAGGATCCTCAATACGACTCGCCAGACTGTCAATGGTTCGAGCAGTTCTAGAAGATAAAGCCATATTCCACACACAATAATCCAGGCACTTTGTGCTGTTATCTTGCTTACAGGAAGCAAGGAGGTTATTAGATTTAACAGAAACATGTGGATCAAAATTCTATTTCAGCACTGTTCTGCTGTGTATGAAGTACACTTGTTTATTCTGTACATTTCTTATACATTCTCCAGCAGTACTGAAGCGGTATTACTCAGTACCAGCTACTGCACTGCAAAGAACACTAAAAAAGGATTTATGCAGTTTGAGATAAGTAGGGACAATTATCAGCAGCTTATGTTGCCACTTCACAGAGATCTCAAAGAAATctggtattttttcttttaactagCTGAACCTtgtttgcttgtattttttcGTAATTTTTGGTTCTTAGTACTTACAAAAAAAGACTGTATTAACTATGAAGGAAACAGCAGCTAGTTTTAGGAACACTTAAAACAGATCAATTGTATTCTACACAATGGTACATGTTACTGTAACAAGAGTATCTTGTCACCCACCTTCGTCTCAAAAAGATATGCTTTGCTTGTTTTATGATCTTTTCCAGAAGTCCTTCATTCGACTGTAAAGAACTGATTTCATTTTTATCAAAAGCCTGGGGCCCTGCAAGTCTCATTCTCTTATGGCCGAAAGGTGCACTAGCTGGATGTGGCATCACTGTCGAGCTCAAGGTTTGCTTATGACACTACAACAACCAACAGATGTTATAAAAGAAATGGACCAAATAACATATCTGCAAGAAATACTATGTATAATACAGTATGTTGCTTCACATCAGGTGTTTTGAATGTACATACTTTCAAAAAGTGCAACTTTTTATCAACCTGACAGCACTCTAAAGACAGTTTTTCATATTCTACTCCCCCCATTTATAGATGTCTTTCAAACCTTAtagaaagtaattaaaaaaaagtgttagcTAACAAAACTTTGGTAGCAGGGCAGTAGCTCCTACTAAGTCTTCTTTATATACATCTATGGAGACAGAAAGAATGgtcacttaaaaataaaggaagcaTTTTAGATGAAAAAAAGTGAAGTACAAAAAGTTTTAGCAACCTGTCCAAAGGAAAGAATGGAAATCCACAGGAAAGGTGGGCACTGAGCCAAAGCTTCATGAACCCTCAATCGGTGTTTAAAATACTGGACTGTTGCACATGACTGCATGACTTGCAGAGCCATGCTCCAAGAAGGTGAACACTCTCTGGAACATGGCTTCAATTCTACTTAAAGATGCAAACCTCTGCTTCTTTCGTGAGGAGACACAACCTTAACCTCGTACCCCAAGTTATTCTGCTAGATTATAAAATGCTGAAGCAGAGGAGTGGAccttaaaataaacaaaggTATTGCGGCAATTGATTGTTCTTTCATGAGGGTACGGCCTGACCAGACGTTCACTGACAGTGCTTGGTAAGCACTATTAGacacaacaaaaaaaggcagaacGGATGAACTCTACTGGAAAAGCTTTGCATGGCTTTTCTGAAGTGAGCAGCCAGGTCTGAGGTTAAGTGAAGAACCAGCACTGCATGAAAGCATTAACTGGAACTCCCAAACCACCCACACCCATGGAAACCAAGCAGTAGGCTGCCTTCCACAAATGGATAGAGAAGGACTGGCCTCTAGTGGCACTCGGCTGTTATATCAGCACCACACACTAGGCAGAAGGCTGAACAAAGCCCAAAAAATCTTCAGTGCTTCAGCCATAGATGCAGTACCTCTCTGATAAGTTGATGCAAATTATGTTCCAGAACATAGAGATGATCCTCTGgattctgtttttcagaagcAGCCTTTTGTGACTTTTTATCATTGGAAGAGTGACACAGAGAAATAGACAACTGCAAACCTGTACAGagtagatggaaaaaaaatattttaaaaaatgagcaTTGATAATTCTCAAGGTTGCTACTGAGAActgcttttcttcatgttttatACTCAGTATAAACTCAGtattatatttgtatataatatgtaaatattatttttattattagttATTATATTTATACTCCATAGTTTAACAACAGATATCCACTGTAtcagagaaaaatcaaaagaatGATGGTAGAGAGCAAAGTACTAATGGCACATAAAACTTGATATTCACTGAAGCATTGACAGGCCAACTGTGAACTCACCAGGTGCATTTCACATCAATTTCTATTACTAAATCCCACACAAAAAGAGAAGTTTCCAGGACCCCAAAGAAGGAGTGATTAACCATCATACACATTTTAAGCAATCCAGAAATACATTCTTTGCATGGTACAATCAGTTGCATACCCCTTGTAAGAAGAGAGGATTCATCACCAGCCCTGAGCCACATTTATGGTGTTTAATTATTCTCACTGAAGAgcatttgcttttgttcttctgAGGACCCATAAATTCAAGtcttaaatttctttttgtatGCAATCCAGGAGCAATGACTTATGCAAAGCTCCAAACTGCCACATGCACATGGCATTACAGCTGACAGTTTTAAGTGctgacaaaaaacaaaaccacaaaggaaaacagagtaCATTAGAAACCACTGTGCATTAGttgaaattctgtttttcaaaacctTTGAAAATCAAGGAATTTGTTTTTTGTAAGGACTGCATATTTAAAAAGGTGATATCAATTACTATTTAAGCAAATAATTGTAGGATAAGAAAAAAGCTTGAAAAGCTTCCTacctgggaaaggctgggagattATCTGATTTTTCACTACAATGTGAGGAATCTGTGATTTAATTTGAACAGCTTCTCGTGACAGCTGGGCAAAAATTTCTTTACATAGAAGAACATTCTGTGCAGTCTCCAACTTTGTCTGCCAATGTGCAGAACCTGAAAAGTATAAATCGATatctgcaggagggaaagagaagccACCTTTTTGTTCAGATGGCAGATACTATGCAGTAGCCAGGTGTGATCActaagataaagcagtcagtacCTTATACCCAAATTGAATATTATCAGAATTTTATCTCAGTTAAGCAAGCACTTTAAGGTAAAactagaaataattttgattaaattttacatatatgtatattgtGAAGTGCAATACTCTTATGGAAGAGTGTATTACACTCTTCCATGCCTTTTGCAAACTCTCCTTATGAACTTCTGCTCCTTCAGTTGTAAGCTACTTTCAATGATACTTCTGGTTTTATTAAATTAACTCTATGATGAACTACCCAATAATGTTCAGTGCATGTATGTGCTTTCACAGGGTTTATAGGCCCAAAATTCTTGGGAGATTCTGGAGTGAGTAAGCACACAAGCTGTATAATGTACCCTCAATACCATACAAAACACCTCACAGCACAGCATGTCTATGTTCAGGACAGCACCAGCATCTATATCACAGACAACTATGAAATAAAATcttgccagtttatttctaccTTTAAAGTGTAAAGGATGGCTTTTCAATCCAAAAGTTTAAATACTGGCACATATTAAATGAATCAATGTACTTACTATCTGCCAGGTGAGCTGTTGGTACATAACACACAAACCACCAACAGTTCTAGATCCAGATAAAACATATGAGCAATAGACACAAATGATTAATGATAACTCTGAACTTTGGGCAGAGTTAAAAGTAAACAATCATTACCTCAACTGAATTAATGGGATGTAACTGACTGAAACACAACACCTTGGTTTGATTTCAGTTATGGGCTCAAACTTTTAATGTCTAATAAATGGGGTTCCAGAATACTCAAAATACAACCCTAATACTTTTGTTTCAGAACTGAATAAACACATACGAAAAACTGAAGAGGCATGCTTTGAAAGCAAGATTTCCAAAGCCCAAGCAGCAGCCAAACAGAAAATTTCAGTTTACATAAGGGAGGTCTTATTCACTCTTCTTTCCAGCTGTATGCTGAAATTTTCAAACAAGCATCATATGCAAACTTATTCCTTGAGAACACATTCATATAACATATAAGCTATACCTGGTTTTGATTTTGGCAAGGGTCTTTTAAAGAGATTGACTGTCCCGAGGTCACCAATGTCTGGTGCTTGTTTTTGAATAGAAACCTAGGAAAGAGAGAACAGTATTTaatgtttgttctttgttgcaGGCATGCAAATCTGAAACAAAACTCCACTGGGATATTAAGGTTTCTCTGACAAACCTTGATGTATGCTGATCCCTCTAAATCACTTGGAATTTGAACATCCAAAGGACAGTAATCCTCAGGTATCTTTTTATCCAGGTCAATGTCAG encodes:
- the MED17 gene encoding mediator of RNA polymerase II transcription subunit 17, with the translated sequence MAGVRAVRISIESACEKQVQEVGLDGSETYLQPLSMSQNLARLAQRIDFSQGSGSEEDEPGSAGRAWAEPGETEDEEGLVKFQPSLWPWDSVRNNLRSALTEMCVLYDVLSIVKDKKFMTLDPVGQDPLPPKQNPQFLQLISKKKSLAGAAQILLKGAERLSKSVAENQENKRQRDFNSELLRLRQHWKLRKVGDKILGDLSYRSAGSLFLHHGTFEVIKNTDIDLDKKIPEDYCPLDVQIPSDLEGSAYIKVSIQKQAPDIGDLGTVNLFKRPLPKSKPGSAHWQTKLETAQNVLLCKEIFAQLSREAVQIKSQIPHIVVKNQIISQPFPGLQLSISLCHSSNDKKSQKAASEKQNPEDHLYVLEHNLHQLIRECHKQTLSSTVMPHPASAPFGHKRMRLAGPQAFDKNEISSLQSNEGLLEKIIKQAKHIFLRRRTARTIDSLASRIEDPQIQAHWSNINDVYESSVKVLITSQGYEQICKSIQLQLNIGVEQIRVVHRDGRVITLSHQEQELQDFLLSQMSQHQVHAVQQLAKVMGWHVLSFSNHVGLGPVESIGNASAITVASPNGDYAISVRNGPESGSKVMVQFPRSQCKDLPKGDVLQDSKWNHLRGPFKEVQWNKMEGRNFVYKMELLMAALTPC